The following is a genomic window from bacterium.
TGGGCTGCTCCAATGGGTTGGTGTTGCTTTTGAAAAACGAAACGACGGGAGCCCGTCAGATGCCGGCGGACTCGTCGTATTCGGAGAAGTATCCGAAGAGCGGCTTGACGTCCTTGGGCGAGGCGGCGAGGAGCTTCTCGTTGGCGGTGCGCAGGCGGAAGGAGAGGACCTTGACCACCCGCACGGTGATCTTCAGTGACGCGATGGGGTCGGTCTCCATGAGCCTCAGGAAGTTGTCACGCTCCAGGATTAAAAGCTCGGTGTCGGAACCGGCCACGACGGGTGCCGAGTGGGGCCCGCCGTCGAAGAGGCTCATCTCGCCGAAGAAGTCGCCGGGCCGCAG
Proteins encoded in this region:
- a CDS encoding cyclic nucleotide-binding domain-containing protein encodes the protein MNAIDALKKFQFFESMEEGELRLLSEHLERERFTAGQRIVEENMAGKGLYMIVEGEVRVIKDRPEADNLILAVLRPGDFFGEMSLFDGGPHSAPVVAGSDTELLILERDNFLRLMETDPIASLKITVRVVKVLSFRLRTANEKLLAASPKDVKPLFGYFSEYDESAGI